The segment AAGTTCTCTTACCCGGTGATTAAATATTTTAAAGTATAAAATGAAGATGTTCTACGAGGTGATAATATTGGATAAAAATCTATTTACTATTGGAGAATTAGTTCAAAAATCTGGTGTAAATATCAGAACTCTTCGATATTATGACAGTTTAGAGTTGCTGAAACCAAGTGATTATACAGAGGGTGGACATAGATTATATTCAAAGGAAGATTTAACTTTATTACAAAAAATTAAAGCTTTAAAGTTTATAGGTTTCCCACTCAAAGAGATTAAAGATATATTAGAAGAACCTAATGTTGAAAGTGAAGTTTTTATTAAATCTTTAACTTTTCAAAAGGATTTATTTGAAGCGAAAAAACTTGAGATTAACCAAATTGTAACTAATTTAAATCACCTCATTAATATAACAGAAAATGAGGAAATCATTAATGTAAATGTGTTTTGCTCAATGCTACAAAAGTTAATATTTAAAGAAGATAATGAAAGATGGCTTCAAGAGCATTTTTCTAAGGATATTACTGATTCATTATTGGAAATTACTAAACAAGAGGAAATCGATTTAGATAAAAAGTGGAATAACATACTGACTAAAATTAAACGGTTAGTTTCTACTAACGCCAATCCTTCCTCAAAAGAAGCTCAAGAAACAATCGAATTATTACTAAAATTAATGGATGAAACGGCAAAGGGAAAATTAAATTCGATTAAAGAAAATTTACCATCAGCACAATCATTGGCATTCCCTAGTCCTTTTACCGAAGATGAGCAAAAGTTCATAAAACAAGCTATTGCGTATCGCCGAGATAAAAAACCTATTTGACTGCCCTTTTTTGGCTATTATCCGATGTTTTTTGTCTATTAACACCCGAATTTTGGCTATAATCAAAGTAAATTTGGCTATTAAAGGACATGAATTGGCTATTATCCAAATTCCGAACCAAGCCCCTCCTAGCTATCCACAAAAAAACAACAGCCTATCAAAATCACGAGGATTTGATAGGCTATTGTAATATTTAGCAGTTAAACTTCTTTCGTATAACGTAAAATCGGCGTACGTGCTGCACGCGTTTCGTCTAAACGATTAATAACTGTTGTATGTGGTGCTTCTTGAACGATTGAAGGGTTTTCCATCGTTTCTTTAGCGATTTGAATCATTGTGTCACAGAATGCATCTAATGTTTCTTTTGATTCTGTTTCAGTTGGCTCGATCATTAACGCCTCTTCCACATTTAATGGGAAGTACGTTGTTGGTGGATGGTAGCCAAAGTCTAACAGGCGTTTTGCGATATCAAGTGTACGTACACCTAATTTCTTTTGACGACGACCTGATAATACAAACTCATGTTTACAATGACGATCAAAAGGTAAATCGAAATGCTCTTGTAAGCGACGCATCATGTAGTTTGCATTTAATACGGCATATTCTGTTACTGCTTTTAAGCCGTCTGGACCCATTGTACGGATATACGTATAGGCACGAACGTTAATACCGAAGTTACCGTAGTATGGTTTTACACGTCCGATTGATTGTGGACGGTTGTAATCGAAGTGGAACGTACCATCTTCTTTTTTCACTAATACTGGCTTTGGTAAGTATGGAATTAAGTCTGCCTTTACCCCTACTGGACCTGAACCTGGACCACCGCCACCGTGTGGACCTGTAAATGTTTTGTGTAAGTTTAAGTGTACGCAGTCAAAGCCCATATCGCCAGGACGTGCTTTACTCATAACCGCGTTTAAGTTTGCACCATCATAGTACACTTTACCGCCTACTTCATGAATAATCGCCGCCATATCTAAAATATTTTCTTCAAATAGACCAAGTGTATTCGGGTTTGTTAACATTAGTGCCGCTGTATCTGGACCAACAACACGACGTAAATCTTCAAGGTCAACCAAGCCGTCTTCACCTGATTTGATTGTAATTGTTTCAAATCCTGCTACTGTTGCAGAAGCTGGGTTTGTACCGTGTGCTGAGTCAGGAACGATGACTTTATTACGGTGCCCTTCTCCGTTTGCTTCATGGAAAGCGCGGATCATCATTAATGCTGTCCACTCACCATGTGCACCTGCAGCTGGTTGTAATGTTACTTCATCCATACCTGTAATTTCTTCTAATGAAGTTTGTAAATCATATAATAATTCCATTGCACCTTGCACCGTTGACTCATCTTGTAATGGGTGAACGTTAGCAAAACCAGAAAAACGTGCAACTGATTCATTAATTTTTGGATTGTACTTCATTGTACAAGAACCAAGTGGGTAGAATCCTGAATCTACGCCGTGGTTACGACGAGATAATGCTGTATAGTGACGCATAATATCAAGCTCAGATACTTCTGGAAGATCTGCTGCTTCCTCACGAACAAGCTCAGCTGGTAATAAATCTGTCAGGTCGAAATCTGGTACGTCTAATGGCTCTAAGTTATAGCCTACGCGACCTTCTTTCGTAATTTCAAAAATGAGTGATTGGTTTTCGTTATGCATTGTGAGCCCCCATTTCCGCAACAAGCGCATCAATTTCTTCTTTTGTGCGAATTTCTGTTACTGCGATTAATGCGTGATTTTCTAATTCTGGGTAAACACGACCTAAGTCAAATCCACCGATAATGCCTTTTTCAATTAAAGCTTTATTAATTTCAGTTACTGATTTATTCGTTTTTACTACGATTTCATTGAAGTGCGCACCTTGATAAAGCACTGTAAATCCAGCTGCTTCGAAAGCATTTTTCGCATAGCGCGTCTTCACGATGTTTTGCTTCGCCATTTCTTGCATACCTTGTTTGCCAAGTGCTGTCATTGCAACTGATGCTGCAAGTGCAAGTAATGCTTGGTTTGAACAGATGTTAGAAGTCGCTTTATCACGACGGATATGCTGTTCACGTGCTTGTAATGTTAATACGTAACCACGACGGCCATCTTGGTCAACTGTTTCACCAACTAAACGACCTGGTACTTTACGCATTAATTTCGTTGTTACTGCGAAATAACCACAGTGAGGACCACCGTAACCTTCTGCAATACCAAATACTTGTGCATCACCAACTGTAATGTCCGCACCTAATTTACCTGGAGGTGTTAATACGCCAAGTGCTAATGGGTTTGCTGAAACGATGAATAATCCTTTTGCATCATGCGCAATATCCGCCATTGCTTGTAAATTTTCTACTTGACCGAAGAAATTTGGATATTGAACGATGACACCTGCTGTTTGATCATCTATTAATTCTTTTAATGCTTCAACGTCTGTTACGCCATCTTTCGTTGGAATCGTAACAACTTCGATTGATTGACCATATGCATAAGTAGCAACAACATCTTGATATTCTGGATGTACTGCACCCGATACGAATAATTTTTTACGACGTGTATGACCTGCTGCTAACATACCTGCTTCAGCTAGTGATGTACCGCCATCATACATAGAAGAGTTCGCTAAATCCATGCCCGTAAGTTCAGCAATCATCGTTTGGTATTCAAAGATTGCTTGTAATTCCCCTTGAGAAATTTCAGGTTGGTATGGTGTGTATGCTGTATAAAACTCTGAACGTGAAATAACGTGGTCTACGATAACTGGTTTATAGTGATTGTAAACACCCGCGCCTAAAAACGATACGTTCGTTGCTGTATCTTTATTTTTCGCTGCTAGTTGTGCCAATTCTTTCGATAAGGCCGCTTCTGATTTCGCTGCTTTAATATTATATAAACCTTTAAAGCGTACTTGTTCAGGTATGTCCTCAAATAGCTCATCCACACTAGAAACTCCAATACGCTCTAACATTTCTTGCTTGTCTTGTTCCGTCATTGGTAAATAACGATGTTTCATACGTAACCCTCTTTTCGAATTTTATTTAATGCGTTTATAAAATGGTTTTTCAACAATAACCGCTTTTGCGAATTTATTGCGAATTTCGATTTCCAATTCTATTCCAACTTCTGCAAATGTTGCGTCAATTAAAGCCATTCCAATATTGCGTTTAGTCATTGGTGATTGTGTACCCGTTGTTACTTCACCGATTTCTTGACCATCTTTAAATACTTTATAGCCGTGACGTGGAATGCCTTTATCAATCATCTCAATGCCAACAGATTTACGTGTTAAACCCGCTTCTTTTTGAGCGATTAACGCTTCTTGTCCGATGAATTTCGTTTCTTTTTGAAGTTTTACGGCAAAGCCAATTCCAGCTTCTAATGGCGTAATGTCTTGTGAAAGTTCTTGACCATATAATGGTAAGCAAGCTTCAAAACGTAACGTATCACGTGCACCTAAACCAGCCGCAATAACACCTTGCTCTTTACCAGCATCTAAAATTTTATTCCATAAATCAACAATCGCAGCTGGAGCTCCGTAAATTTCGAAACCGTCCTCACCTGTGTACCCACTGCGTGAAACTATTACAGAATGACCCGCGACATTCACATTATCTTGGAATTTGAAGTACTTAATAGTCGTTAAGTCTGTATCTGTTAACGTTTGTAATACTTCTTCGGAAAGCGGTCCTTGTAGGGCAATTTGAGCAAATTCATCCGAGGCATTTGTAATTGTCACATCGCCTTCTAAATGTTCGTTCATCCAAGCGAAGTCTTTATCTGTATTAGATGCATTCACACATAGTAAATAACGGTTTTCTTCTAAACGATATGTTAATAAATCGTCGACTACACCGCCGTTTTCATAGCATAATGCGCTATATTGTGCGCCGCCAATCGCAATTTTAGAAATGTCATTTGATAGTAATTTTTGTAAGTATGGTAAAGCATCCGGACCTTCCACGAAAATTTCACCCATATGTGAAACATCAAATAGGCCTGCACGGTTACGAACTGCATCGTGTTCTTCCTTAATTGAAGAGAATTGTACCGGTAAATCCCAACCACCAAAATCAATTGTTTTCCCACCGTATTTTGCATATTCATCAAAAAGCGGTGTTCGTTTTAATTCATTTATCATGTATAGTCCTCCTTAAATTATGTAATCACTTTTAGTTGCATGGTTCGCTTTGATTTTGTCCTTTTATAGGAATAAAGAAGCTTAAAACCATAAAAGGGCAAAAAAATAGACAGACGAATCCCTTTTAATGAGATTCTCTGTCCTTGCACCTGAAAGTTACACCTAAAATTGAAATTCCCTTCACATT is part of the Solibacillus sp. FSL K6-1523 genome and harbors:
- the gcvPB gene encoding aminomethyl-transferring glycine dehydrogenase subunit GcvPB, which produces MHNENQSLIFEITKEGRVGYNLEPLDVPDFDLTDLLPAELVREEAADLPEVSELDIMRHYTALSRRNHGVDSGFYPLGSCTMKYNPKINESVARFSGFANVHPLQDESTVQGAMELLYDLQTSLEEITGMDEVTLQPAAGAHGEWTALMMIRAFHEANGEGHRNKVIVPDSAHGTNPASATVAGFETITIKSGEDGLVDLEDLRRVVGPDTAALMLTNPNTLGLFEENILDMAAIIHEVGGKVYYDGANLNAVMSKARPGDMGFDCVHLNLHKTFTGPHGGGGPGSGPVGVKADLIPYLPKPVLVKKEDGTFHFDYNRPQSIGRVKPYYGNFGINVRAYTYIRTMGPDGLKAVTEYAVLNANYMMRRLQEHFDLPFDRHCKHEFVLSGRRQKKLGVRTLDIAKRLLDFGYHPPTTYFPLNVEEALMIEPTETESKETLDAFCDTMIQIAKETMENPSIVQEAPHTTVINRLDETRAARTPILRYTKEV
- a CDS encoding MerR family transcriptional regulator, translating into MIILDKNLFTIGELVQKSGVNIRTLRYYDSLELLKPSDYTEGGHRLYSKEDLTLLQKIKALKFIGFPLKEIKDILEEPNVESEVFIKSLTFQKDLFEAKKLEINQIVTNLNHLINITENEEIINVNVFCSMLQKLIFKEDNERWLQEHFSKDITDSLLEITKQEEIDLDKKWNNILTKIKRLVSTNANPSSKEAQETIELLLKLMDETAKGKLNSIKENLPSAQSLAFPSPFTEDEQKFIKQAIAYRRDKKPI
- the gcvT gene encoding glycine cleavage system aminomethyltransferase GcvT, whose translation is MINELKRTPLFDEYAKYGGKTIDFGGWDLPVQFSSIKEEHDAVRNRAGLFDVSHMGEIFVEGPDALPYLQKLLSNDISKIAIGGAQYSALCYENGGVVDDLLTYRLEENRYLLCVNASNTDKDFAWMNEHLEGDVTITNASDEFAQIALQGPLSEEVLQTLTDTDLTTIKYFKFQDNVNVAGHSVIVSRSGYTGEDGFEIYGAPAAIVDLWNKILDAGKEQGVIAAGLGARDTLRFEACLPLYGQELSQDITPLEAGIGFAVKLQKETKFIGQEALIAQKEAGLTRKSVGIEMIDKGIPRHGYKVFKDGQEIGEVTTGTQSPMTKRNIGMALIDATFAEVGIELEIEIRNKFAKAVIVEKPFYKRIK
- the gcvPA gene encoding aminomethyl-transferring glycine dehydrogenase subunit GcvPA, translated to MKHRYLPMTEQDKQEMLERIGVSSVDELFEDIPEQVRFKGLYNIKAAKSEAALSKELAQLAAKNKDTATNVSFLGAGVYNHYKPVIVDHVISRSEFYTAYTPYQPEISQGELQAIFEYQTMIAELTGMDLANSSMYDGGTSLAEAGMLAAGHTRRKKLFVSGAVHPEYQDVVATYAYGQSIEVVTIPTKDGVTDVEALKELIDDQTAGVIVQYPNFFGQVENLQAMADIAHDAKGLFIVSANPLALGVLTPPGKLGADITVGDAQVFGIAEGYGGPHCGYFAVTTKLMRKVPGRLVGETVDQDGRRGYVLTLQAREQHIRRDKATSNICSNQALLALAASVAMTALGKQGMQEMAKQNIVKTRYAKNAFEAAGFTVLYQGAHFNEIVVKTNKSVTEINKALIEKGIIGGFDLGRVYPELENHALIAVTEIRTKEEIDALVAEMGAHNA